The stretch of DNA CCAGTCCCGCCTCCGGCGGAAGGGTCGATTCATCCATGTCGACTCCGAAGCGGGGGATTGCGGCCGTGATTCGAGCCAACTCCCAGGCTTGATGCCCAGACCAGCGAGATGGTTTTGAAATTTCAGAGGATTCGATCCGGAGTGCGGCGGCGGCGAGATGCTCCACCGGGACGTACCAATCGTAACCCGGAAGAGCCAGCCGGGGTGTGCGCGAGAGATAACAGATTCCGAACTCAGGATCTTCGTGCCAACGAATCTCGAAGTCGCGCCACGCCGCGCCTGTCACAGAAACTTCCGGCGACACAAGCGAGTTCTTTGGCGACCGTGCCGATGCGGCTGCCACTTCAGCGGCGTGAGGACCTTGAAAGCTGAGCAGGCCAAATGCCTGGGAGGCGTCGGCGATTTGCACGTCCTCCGCGATGACGAACCTTTCCAGACGTTCCGTAACTCCGGCGGCGAGTCCTGGCTCGAAATCGAGCAGAATCTCGTTGTTCAGCACGTGGAAGAAAAGGTCCGTGTGCATTTTCCCCTTGGCGTTGACCAGACAACCGTGCCCTCCCGTGCCCACCGCCTGGCCTTTGACCTGTTGGGTGATTTGCCCGTGGAGAAAGGCGGTTCGATCGGCCCCCAGGACGCACATCCGTCCTCGCGGGGAAAGATCGAATACGGCGCAGTGTTCACGAAGTGCGCGGGTCTCGACATCGGGCCGGCCGTAGTGAAGCGGGAAGGGACAGCTTCCGGCGTCATCGAACACTGCGCCGCGATCGCGGTGCCATGCTTGAAGCCGTGATGGAGGAGAAGGCGTCTTGTCGGTCATGATCAAAGCCGGCGCAGATGAAATCCACCGTCCACGTGCAGGACCTCCCCGGTGCTGTAGGGGAAGCGTCCTTCCGCAATGGCCAGGACCGCCTGACCCACGTCGGCGGGTTCTCCTTGACGAGCGATGGGAAGCAGCCCTTCGGCAATCAGCCGGTCGTATTTTTCACGAACCGGCGCGGTCATGTCGGTGGCAATGATGCCGGGACGGATTTCGAAGACGCCAATGCCATATTCGGCCAGCCGGGCCGCGAACAACGGGGTGAGCATGCTCAAGGCTGCCTTGGAAACGCAGTAATCGCCACGTTGAATCGAGGCTGCGTGGGCACTGATGGAGCCGATGGTGATGATATGGCGGCGGCTTTCGGAAGGTGCGGGGACGGTTTCAATCATCCAGCGCGCGGCCTGCTGAGTGAGAAAGTAAGGGCCTTGGACAT from Verrucomicrobiota bacterium encodes:
- a CDS encoding 3-ketoacyl-ACP reductase; the protein is MNRMALITGASRGIGRGIALALAGAGFDLVLNYRAQIEAAERTASDCLQAGRQAGHDIAVEVIQADVAIAGDRQRLLETARRRFTCLHLLVNNAGVAPEVRADLLEASEASFERLLRVNVQGPYFLTQQAARWMIETVPAPSESRRHIITIGSISAHAASIQRGDYCVSKAALSMLTPLFAARLAEYGIGVFEIRPGIIATDMTAPVREKYDRLIAEGLLPIARQGEPADVGQAVLAIAEGRFPYSTGEVLHVDGGFHLRRL